GACCAGCAGACCATCGACGAAGTCGAACGCATGCGTCGCCGCTACAAACGCCTGCGCCGCGTGGAGGTGCCGCACGACGGGCCGACCAGCAAGGCCGACTGCCTGAACTGGCTGATCCTGGCGATCTTCGATTATGAGAAGCGCCACGACATTGAGTTCGCTGGCGTGATCCTGCACGACAGCGAGGACGTGCTGCACCCGATGGAACTGCGTTTCTATAACTACCTGCTGCCGCGCAAGGACATGATCCAGTTGCCGGTCACCTCGCTGGACCGCGAGTGGTACGAGCTGGTGGCCGGTGTCTACATGGACGAGTTCGCCGAATGGCACGCCAAGGATCTGGTGGTGCGCGAGAGCGTATCCGGCATGGTGCCGTCGGCTGGCGTCGGTACCTGCTTCTCGCGGCGGGCGTTGTTGGCGTTGAGTGCGCAGACCGACAACCAGCCCTTCAACACCGACAGCCTCACCGAGGATTACGACGTCGGTGCGCGGCTGGCAGCGATGGGCATGCAGTCGATCTTCGCCCGCTTCCCGGTGCAGTTCCGCGTGCGTCGACCGTCGTGGTTCGGCTGGGGGCCGGTGCGCGAGCGCACCCAGCGGATGGCGCTGTGCGTGCGCGAGTACTTCCCCGACAACTTCCGCGCCTCGTACCGGCAGAAGGCGCGCTGGGTGCTCGGCATCGGCCTGCAGAGCTGGGAGTCGCTGGGCTGGCGCGGCTCGCTGGCCACCAAGTACCTGCTGGCGCGCGACCGCAAGGGCATCATCACCTCGTTCGTCAGCATCATCGCCTACATCATCTTCCTGCAGCTGCTGCTGTTCTGGCTGCTGAAGATGACCGGGGTGTGGACGATGCAGTTCCCCAGCGTGTTCCAGGCCGGTACCTGGCAGATGAATGTCGCGCTGCTGACCACCGCGGCGCTGGCGACCCGCGTCGTGCAGCGCTTCTACTTCGTCAACCGGCTGTACGGCTGGGAACATGCACTGATGTCGATCCCGCGCATGGTGGTCGGCAACATGATCAATTTCATGGCCACCGCCCGGGCGTGGAAGGTGTTCCTTGCCTACCTGCTGTTCGGCAAGCGCATGGTCTGGGACAAGACCATGCACGACTTCCCGGATGCGGGACAGCTGGTGCAGACCCGCAAGCAGCTGGGCGAACTGTTGACCACCTGGCAGGCAGTGGAGCCCGAGCGGCTGCAGCAGGCGCTGGACCAGCAGCATGCCGGTCGGCAGCAGCCGCTGGGCCGCATCTTGCTCACCCAGGGCTGGCTGGATGATGAAACGCTGGCCGAGGCGATCGCCTTCCAGGGTGACCTGCAGCGCGCAGTGATCGATGTGGACTACCTGCGCGCCTGCCAGTTCCCGGTCAGTGCCGATGCCTGCGTGCAGTGGCGCATGCTGCCGTTGCCGCCGCGCCAGCAGGGAACACTGCGGCTGGCCGTGGCCAGTCCATTGCCCGAAGACGCGCTGGCGCTGCTGAAGCAGGAAACCCGCAGCGAGCACATCGAACAGAGCATCGCCCGCGAAAGCGAAATCAACGCCGGTCTGCGCCTGATCGGCGGCGACCGGCACTGGCAGCTGGATAACGTCCCCTTGCTGGGCGACCTGCTGGTGGAGATGCGCCTGATCGACCACGCGCGCTTCGAGATCGCACTGGACGCGTACAAGCCGCAGCGCGATGGCCGCATCGGCGATTACCTGGTCAAGCAGGGGATCACCACCGAAGACGCCGTGGCCCAGGCCATGCAGGAGCAGCGCCGGCGTGCGGCCGCGCTGCAGTCGCCGCCTCCCGGAGCCTTGCCGGCATGAAGACCACGCTGCTGTCCACTGTCATTGCCGTGGCACTGGCCACGGCCGCCGCGCCGGTGCTGGCACAGGCTGACGCGGCACTGCCGCTGTCCGGTGCGGCCTACCGCATCGCCGAGCAGGCGTTTGCCGCCTATGAGCGCGGCGACTACCGGGCGGCCTACCAGCAGTCCACCGAGGCCATCCGGCTGCGCCCGGACGTGGTGCGGCTGCGCCTGCTGCAGATCTATGCGTTGCAGAAACTGGGGCGGGGTGCAGAGGCACAGCAGCAGGCGCGTCGCGCACTGGATGCGGGGTTGAACGACCCGGCCTTGCCGGCGCTGGCGGCGGCCGCCGCTGCACGCAGCACCTCCACGGACCGTACCGGTGCGCGCGCTGCATCGCCATCGCGTCCGGTCAGCAGTGCCGTAGACCGCAGCAGGCAGCAGGCCTACGCGTTGGCCACCGAGGCGTATGCCGCCTATGACGCCGGGCGCATGGCAGAGGCGGCCAGCAAGGCCGAGCAGGCCTTCCGGCAGCAGCCGACGCAAGGTGCCTGGGCGTTGCTGTGGGTGGCTGCGCTGGAGGCACAGCAGCAGCCCGAACAGGCCGACGCCGCCATTGCCACCGCACTGCAGCTCGGCGCGCCGAACGCCGAGGCGCTGCAGGCCCGGCGCGTGGCGCTGGATCGCCAGCGCGCGCTGCTGCAGGCCCAACAGGCGTATCGGTCGCTGTCCACGCAGGACGATGCCGCGGCCGTTGCGCAGGCACGTGCCGCTGTCGAGCTGGCACCGGAGGTGGCCTCGTACCGGTTGCTGCTGATTACCGCGCAGCTGCAGCAGGGGCAGCTGGCCGACGCCGAGCGCAGTGCCGACCAGGCGTTGCAGGCTGACGGCCAGGATCTCAATGCCCGGGTGATGCGCGGCTATCTGCGCCAGCGGCAGGGCAATAGCGTGCTCGCCAATGAGGACTTCGACGCCGCGCTCGCCATGCCGGGGTCAACTACGCAACAGCGCTATGTGCGCCTGCTGGCGGTGGATGGGGCCCTGGCCGCCGGGGATCGTGCACGCGCCGCTGTACTGATGGCGCCGCTGCAGGCAGCAGCGCCGGCTGGAGAGATCGACGCACGGTCACAGCAGCTGCTGCGGCAGGGTATCGAGCAGCGCGCCAAGGCAATCGGTTCCAGTCGCGAGCGTCCGCACATGAGTGCACAGGCCTATCCAGCACCGTTCCAGCACTGCCAGTCGGGTGACACCGGCAACGTCTGCGAGCTGATGCCGGCCGACCTGCAGGGCGACGGTGGCGCCGCACAGCGCGCCTATGCGGCCTATGCGCGGCAGGACTACGCCGAGGCCATCGGTGAGGCGCGGCAGGCCGTGCAACTCGCACCGGACGACGCGAACCTGCAAGGCCTGCTGACTACGACGCTGGCGGCAGGCAACCGCAGCCAGCAGGACCAAGCGCGGCAGCGCCTGGATGCGGCACTGGCACTGCGTCCTGATGACGCGGGGGCGCTGATGCAACGCGGCTATCTCAACCAGAAAGCCCACGAACCGGCGCGCGCACTGTCCGACTTCCGTGCCGCCGAGGCCACCGGCAAGGCACCGAAGAGCGTGGTGCTCGACCAGGCTTACGCGAGTGCGGCCAACGGCGATCATCCGCAGGCGGTGTCACTGCTGCGCAGTGCCATTGATCGCGCCGACGCCGGTGAGCTGCCGCTGGATGCGCATCAGCGCTACAACGTGCGCAATGCCATCGCCAACTATTCGCGCGAGTGGGGCGTGATCGCCTCGGCCGGCTTCCGTGGCGCGCGCCAGGCGGCGACCAATGTCGGCGGTGCGGCGATCAGTACGCCGGGCGATTCGGTGTTCAGCACGTTGGAGGCGTTCTGGCGTCCCCCGGCTTTCAACGACCAGCACGGCACGCTGGAGCTCTACGCGCGCCTGCTCAACACCCTGTACGACCAGGGCGGCACCTACGAATCGATCCGCGCGGTGGATCCGTGCACCGGCGAATCGACTCCGGATGCACGCGCACGCGCCGAACGTCTCAGCCATTCGCGTTCCACGACCGGCTGGCCGTCGACCATCGCCTCGTTCGGCATGCGCTATGCCTTTGGCCAGACCGGCCTGAGCGCCGGCATCGAGCGTCGCCAGTTCCTCGGCAGCGCCACCCGCACGGGTGATGTCTATCCCGCCTCGGCGGCCGTGCAGTGCAGCCTGCAGTTGGCCCTGAACCCGCCACTGGAAGCCAGCACGCTGGCCCGCTACCGCCTGGCCAGCGGTTCCGGTGGCTGGATGTCCTACCTGACCTACGGCTATTACCACGGTACCGACCTGCGCACCGACGTCAACCAGTGGTGGATGGTCAGCGGCTACGCGCAGGGCGGCTATACCTGGGATGACAACAGCGCGCACTTCACCCTCGATGCACTCGATGCCAATGGCACGCCGGTGCGGCGGATCGGCGATGCCAACGGGCGCCTGCATCGCGAACAGTGGTTCGCTGCCGGTGAACTGCGCGCCGGCCGCAGCTTCCGCTTTGGTGCCGGGCAGACCCACTGGGTGGTCACGCCGTACGTGGTGGTGGGGGCGGACTGGCTCGACCAGCGCTCGCGGGTGCGCGACATCCGTTACCCGCTGTTCCCGGCGCAGTCGTTCGCGCTCAACGATACGCAGCGCAGCTGGTCACTGGGCGCAGGGCCGGGCGTGGGCGTGCGCTACTGGTTCCGCGAGGACCACTACAACACCCCGCGTTCCTACCTGGACCTGACAGTGCAGTACCGCTTCGCCATCGGCGGCGGTGATACGCAGCGCGCCAAGGGCCTGTTCGCCACCGCCATCCTCTACTACTGAGGCAGGCCCCAGCGTCGTCGCAGTGCCGCGGCCTGCGGCGTGTCCTGGGTCAGCCACGGCTCCAGTGCATAGACCAGCACGTGCTGCGCACCACTGTCGTGTGCCCACCCCAGCTGCCGCTGGATGCGCGCGGCATCGGCGGTTTCGCCCTTGAACGCGCTGCCATCAGCGGCGCCGCCGGGCAGTTCGCGGAACAGTTCAACGATCGCATCGAAACCGATGCCGTGTGCATGGAAATGATCGAGCAGCGGTTGCAGCTGCTGCACGTTGCCGGCACCGGCCACCCCCACGCCATCCTGCACCATCGGCCGCAGCGTGGCCTGTGCCAGCACCGCCTGCCACAGCGTGACCAGGTTGCCATCGGTGTGCAGGCGGCTGAAGTAACAGGAGATCGCACAGTCACCGCCGCGCGCGCGGGCGGCGTCTGCCAGCCCGTGCAGCCACTGCGCCAGCCATTGCTGGCGGGCCGGATCGGCCCAGTGGTACTGCTCCAGTTCGTAGGGCAGGTACCAGCCCCCGAAGGCCGGCTGCTGCGCCCAGGGAGCCTGTGCCAACCAGCTGCGTGCATGCGCGAGGCTGTCGGCCAGGAACGCCTGCAGCGTGGCATCGTCGGCCCCGATCGCCTGCCACCAGCGTTGCTGGAGGGGCAGTCCGACGCGGATGCGAAGGTTGTTCTCGCTGGCGGCGGTGAACAGCTGTTGCAGGCTGCCGTCGGGCAGTGACCAGTCGCCATCGCTGCCGCCGACGATGCCGGTCCATTGCAGCACCAGCTGTCGGCAGCCCAGCGCATGTGCAAGCTTCAACGAACGTTGCCAGTCGGCCAGGCCCCACTGCAGGTGGCTGCGCCACGGCTGCAGGAAGGTGCCATCAACCTGCACCGGCATGGAGCAGCCGGGCAGGGTGGCGAGCGTAGCGGCCAACGGCGCCAGCACCGCCGCGCGCAGCAGCCGGCGGCGCAACGGCGAAGACGGATCCGTGGGAAGGTCGGGCCGAACCATGCCCACATCATCCCAGAGCACCGTGCGTGACAGGTGAACCCCGCACCCGGTAGTGCCGGCCGCTGGCCGGAGCGTGCTCTGGTAGTACCGGCCGCTGGCCGGCATCGTCTACCGCTTATTCCAACGCGTAGCGCAGGGTGAACAGCACCGCCACCAGCCACACCGCCGGATGCACTTCGCGCCAGCGGCCGGTGCCCGCCTTCAGCGCGGCATAGGCGATGAAGCCGAACGCCAGGCCGTTGGCAATGGAGTAGGTGAACGGCATCGCCAGCGCACACAGTGCGGCCGGCACCGATTCGGTCAGGTCGCTCCAGTCCACTTCCACCAGTTCGCGCAGCATCAGGCCGGCCACGAACAGCAGCGCGGGTGCGGTGGCATAGCTGGGCACCATCGCCGCCAGCGGCGAGAACAGCAGCGCGGCCAGGAACAGCGCCGATACGACCAGCGCGGTCAGGCCGGTGCGGCCACCCACCTGCACGCCCGAGGCGCTTTCAGCGAAAGCGGTGGTGCTGCTGGTGCCGAGCATCGAGCCCGCCACGATCGCGGTGCTGTCGGCCAGCAGCGCGCGGCCGAAACGCTTCTGTGCCCCCGGCAGTTTCAGCAGGCCGGCACGACCGACCACGCCGTACAGGGTGCCGGTGGCATCGAACACTTCCACCAACACAAACACCAGCACCACCTGCAGCAGCACCGCGATCGGCGCGCCGCCGTCATGGTGCAGCAGGCCCGGCAGGTCCAGTTGCAGGAAGGTCGGCGCCAGGCTTGGCGGCAGCGAGACCAGGCCCTGGTACTGCACGTCGCCCAATGCCCAGCCAGCGCCGGTTACGGCCAGGATGCCGATCAGGATCGCACCGCGGATGCGGCGCGCTTCCAGTACCGCGATCAGCAGGAAGCCGGCCAGTGCCAGCAGCGGCGGCGCCGTGTTCAACGGGCCAAGCGCCACCAGCGTGTCTTCATTGCCGACGATCACACCCGACTTCTGCAGTGCGATGATCGCCAGGAACAGGCCGATACCGGCCACGATCGCCGAGCGCAGCGACGAAGGAATGCCCGACACCAGCCATGCGCGCACACCGGTCAGCGACAGCACCAGGAACACCAGGCCGGAGATGAACACCGCGCCCAGTGCCTGCTGCCACGGCAGGCCGGCAGCGCCGACCACGGTGAAGGCGAAGAACGCGTTCAGGCCCATGCCCGGTGCCATGCCGACCGGGAAGTTGGCGGCCAGCGCCATCACCGCCGAACCCAGCGCAGCGGCCAGGCAGGTGGCCACGAACACCGCACCCGCATCCATGCCGGTCGTGCCGAGGATCTCGGGGTTGACGAAGACGATGTAGGACATCGTCAGGAAGGTGGTGACACCGGCCAGCAGCTCGGTACGCACGGTGGTGCCGTGCTGCTGCAGCTGGAACAGGCGCTCGAACAGGGACATGGGGTCGCTCATGGGTAGATGCCGGCCGCTGGCCGGCATGCATGGTCGGTACACACTGCAAAAGGAGAAAGGCCGCGCGAG
The sequence above is a segment of the Stenotrophomonas maltophilia genome. Coding sequences within it:
- a CDS encoding glycosyl transferase family protein translates to MDGLFWNIQLANYYAALETTAAAVAVLILISSLDDLFIDVWYWVRESWRALTIKRRDAYRPLTQEDLLQRPEQPLAIMVPAWMEYDVIAQMVENMINVLDYREYVVFVGTYPNDQQTIDEVERMRRRYKRLRRVEVPHDGPTSKADCLNWLILAIFDYEKRHDIEFAGVILHDSEDVLHPMELRFYNYLLPRKDMIQLPVTSLDREWYELVAGVYMDEFAEWHAKDLVVRESVSGMVPSAGVGTCFSRRALLALSAQTDNQPFNTDSLTEDYDVGARLAAMGMQSIFARFPVQFRVRRPSWFGWGPVRERTQRMALCVREYFPDNFRASYRQKARWVLGIGLQSWESLGWRGSLATKYLLARDRKGIITSFVSIIAYIIFLQLLLFWLLKMTGVWTMQFPSVFQAGTWQMNVALLTTAALATRVVQRFYFVNRLYGWEHALMSIPRMVVGNMINFMATARAWKVFLAYLLFGKRMVWDKTMHDFPDAGQLVQTRKQLGELLTTWQAVEPERLQQALDQQHAGRQQPLGRILLTQGWLDDETLAEAIAFQGDLQRAVIDVDYLRACQFPVSADACVQWRMLPLPPRQQGTLRLAVASPLPEDALALLKQETRSEHIEQSIARESEINAGLRLIGGDRHWQLDNVPLLGDLLVEMRLIDHARFEIALDAYKPQRDGRIGDYLVKQGITTEDAVAQAMQEQRRRAAALQSPPPGALPA
- a CDS encoding NfrA family protein; the protein is MKTTLLSTVIAVALATAAAPVLAQADAALPLSGAAYRIAEQAFAAYERGDYRAAYQQSTEAIRLRPDVVRLRLLQIYALQKLGRGAEAQQQARRALDAGLNDPALPALAAAAAARSTSTDRTGARAASPSRPVSSAVDRSRQQAYALATEAYAAYDAGRMAEAASKAEQAFRQQPTQGAWALLWVAALEAQQQPEQADAAIATALQLGAPNAEALQARRVALDRQRALLQAQQAYRSLSTQDDAAAVAQARAAVELAPEVASYRLLLITAQLQQGQLADAERSADQALQADGQDLNARVMRGYLRQRQGNSVLANEDFDAALAMPGSTTQQRYVRLLAVDGALAAGDRARAAVLMAPLQAAAPAGEIDARSQQLLRQGIEQRAKAIGSSRERPHMSAQAYPAPFQHCQSGDTGNVCELMPADLQGDGGAAQRAYAAYARQDYAEAIGEARQAVQLAPDDANLQGLLTTTLAAGNRSQQDQARQRLDAALALRPDDAGALMQRGYLNQKAHEPARALSDFRAAEATGKAPKSVVLDQAYASAANGDHPQAVSLLRSAIDRADAGELPLDAHQRYNVRNAIANYSREWGVIASAGFRGARQAATNVGGAAISTPGDSVFSTLEAFWRPPAFNDQHGTLELYARLLNTLYDQGGTYESIRAVDPCTGESTPDARARAERLSHSRSTTGWPSTIASFGMRYAFGQTGLSAGIERRQFLGSATRTGDVYPASAAVQCSLQLALNPPLEASTLARYRLASGSGGWMSYLTYGYYHGTDLRTDVNQWWMVSGYAQGGYTWDDNSAHFTLDALDANGTPVRRIGDANGRLHREQWFAAGELRAGRSFRFGAGQTHWVVTPYVVVGADWLDQRSRVRDIRYPLFPAQSFALNDTQRSWSLGAGPGVGVRYWFREDHYNTPRSYLDLTVQYRFAIGGGDTQRAKGLFATAILYY
- a CDS encoding DUF4434 domain-containing protein, with the protein product MVRPDLPTDPSSPLRRRLLRAAVLAPLAATLATLPGCSMPVQVDGTFLQPWRSHLQWGLADWQRSLKLAHALGCRQLVLQWTGIVGGSDGDWSLPDGSLQQLFTAASENNLRIRVGLPLQQRWWQAIGADDATLQAFLADSLAHARSWLAQAPWAQQPAFGGWYLPYELEQYHWADPARQQWLAQWLHGLADAARARGGDCAISCYFSRLHTDGNLVTLWQAVLAQATLRPMVQDGVGVAGAGNVQQLQPLLDHFHAHGIGFDAIVELFRELPGGAADGSAFKGETADAARIQRQLGWAHDSGAQHVLVYALEPWLTQDTPQAAALRRRWGLPQ
- a CDS encoding NCS2 family permease → MSLFERLFQLQQHGTTVRTELLAGVTTFLTMSYIVFVNPEILGTTGMDAGAVFVATCLAAALGSAVMALAANFPVGMAPGMGLNAFFAFTVVGAAGLPWQQALGAVFISGLVFLVLSLTGVRAWLVSGIPSSLRSAIVAGIGLFLAIIALQKSGVIVGNEDTLVALGPLNTAPPLLALAGFLLIAVLEARRIRGAILIGILAVTGAGWALGDVQYQGLVSLPPSLAPTFLQLDLPGLLHHDGGAPIAVLLQVVLVFVLVEVFDATGTLYGVVGRAGLLKLPGAQKRFGRALLADSTAIVAGSMLGTSSTTAFAESASGVQVGGRTGLTALVVSALFLAALLFSPLAAMVPSYATAPALLFVAGLMLRELVEVDWSDLTESVPAALCALAMPFTYSIANGLAFGFIAYAALKAGTGRWREVHPAVWLVAVLFTLRYALE